A portion of the uncultured Bacteroides sp. genome contains these proteins:
- a CDS encoding family 78 glycoside hydrolase catalytic domain, whose translation MSKNRALCLFIICLLLPLSMWAKVDITYLRTEQMLNPMGIDAETPRLSWRLVSSERNVLQTAYHILVASSLEKLKNGEGDLWDSGKVHSDASIWVPYSGTPLKSNVRCYWRVKSYTTRGETAWSEPAHWSMGLLSENNWKGQWIGADKAFPWDSETQWSRLSARYLRKEFKLAKKVKQATVHIAGLGMYELLVNGEKVGDQVLAPAPTDYRKTVLYNSFDVTSMLKSENAIGVTLGNGRFYTMRQNYKPYKIPTFGYPKMRLNLIVEYTDGSKETIASDASWKLTADGPIRSNNEYDGEEYDARKELKGWATIGYDDSKWEKAQRVSIPTGTLCAAMAPNMKVMETIKPLSIKKVGEKYILDMGQNMVGWIRLKIKGNASDSIRLRFAELLQKDGEIYVRNLRDARVTDTYIVRGDEAGAQWSPRFVYHGFRYVEVSGYLKAQLTDFVGEVVNDEMETLGSFETSNSILNKIYKNAYWGIRGNYKGMPVDCPQRNERQPWLGDRATGSLGESFVFENGPLYAKWMDDIREAQREDGCIPDVAPTYWNYYSDNMTWPSVLLLSSDMIYTQFGNMKPIVKNYPAMKLWLSHMKKEYMTEDYIVTKDKYGDWCVPPESLELIHSKDPNRQTDGQLIATAYYYKMLSLMTRFANLQGFKEDVAEFDALAAKVKIAFNNKFLTVKDGTSRVPGHLLYPDSIYYGNNTVTANILPLAFDMVPQEYVEEVSKNVITTIITTNNGQISTGVIGVQWLMRELSKMGRADIAYLLASNKKYPSWGYMVEQGATTIWELWNGNTANPEMNSGNHVMLLGDLIPWCYENLAGIRSSREEVGFKHIVLSPDFGVQELSKVDASYMTPYGKVVSKWTKTPMQLEWDVTIPANSTAEVYLPDGKKEEIGSGSYHYSVNIPTRDKAILTDEFLYEETSFPECHAATIAEMPNGDLVASFFGGTKERNPDCCIWVCRKEKGSDKWTAPMLAADGVFSPTERKACWNPVLFQIPDGDLLLFYKIGLKVSDWSGWLVRSKDGGKTWSKREPLPEGFLGPVKNKPELINGKIICPSSTEGSGGWRVHFEISDDMGKIWRMVGPIDASEAVLTIDANKANLKDDPEAGENFKNTGKVVQAIQPSILKLKDGRLQILCRTRNGKLATSWSNDDGETWTPLTLLDVPNNNSGTDAVTLKDGRHILIYNNFGTLPGTPKGVRTPLNIAISKDGVKWEPKLILEDSPISQYSYPVIIQGKDGKIHAIYTWRRQRIKYQCIDPKRL comes from the coding sequence ATGAGTAAGAATAGAGCACTTTGTCTTTTTATTATCTGCTTACTTCTTCCACTCTCTATGTGGGCTAAGGTGGATATCACTTATTTACGTACCGAGCAGATGCTTAATCCGATGGGGATTGATGCTGAAACTCCTCGTTTGAGTTGGAGACTTGTTTCATCCGAACGTAATGTGTTGCAAACAGCTTACCATATTCTTGTTGCTTCTTCTTTGGAGAAGCTAAAGAATGGTGAAGGTGATTTATGGGATTCCGGTAAGGTTCATTCAGATGCTTCTATTTGGGTGCCTTATAGTGGAACGCCTTTAAAAAGCAATGTCCGTTGCTATTGGAGAGTGAAAAGTTATACTACTCGTGGAGAAACGGCTTGGAGCGAACCTGCCCATTGGAGTATGGGACTTCTTTCTGAAAATAACTGGAAAGGACAATGGATTGGTGCTGATAAGGCATTCCCATGGGATAGTGAAACACAGTGGAGCCGCTTAAGTGCTCGTTATTTGCGTAAAGAATTTAAGCTTGCCAAGAAAGTGAAACAAGCTACCGTTCACATAGCGGGTTTGGGAATGTACGAGCTTTTAGTCAATGGAGAGAAGGTAGGCGATCAGGTGTTGGCTCCCGCTCCTACAGATTATAGAAAAACGGTTCTTTACAATAGTTTTGATGTGACTTCAATGCTGAAAAGTGAAAATGCGATTGGAGTTACACTTGGTAATGGACGGTTTTATACCATGCGTCAGAATTACAAACCATATAAGATACCGACTTTCGGATATCCAAAGATGCGTTTGAACCTGATTGTGGAATACACGGATGGTAGTAAAGAGACGATTGCAAGTGATGCTAGTTGGAAGCTGACTGCTGATGGCCCTATCCGTAGTAATAATGAATATGACGGTGAGGAGTATGATGCTCGCAAGGAACTGAAAGGCTGGGCAACTATCGGTTATGACGACTCAAAATGGGAGAAAGCTCAACGTGTAAGTATACCTACAGGAACTTTGTGTGCTGCCATGGCACCCAACATGAAAGTGATGGAAACGATCAAACCTCTTTCAATAAAGAAAGTGGGAGAGAAGTACATTCTTGACATGGGACAAAATATGGTTGGTTGGATTCGCCTGAAGATCAAAGGAAATGCCAGTGATTCGATTCGTTTGCGTTTTGCTGAATTGCTACAAAAGGATGGTGAAATCTATGTCAGAAACCTTCGTGATGCGAGGGTAACAGATACTTATATTGTTCGTGGAGATGAGGCTGGCGCTCAATGGTCACCCCGTTTTGTCTATCATGGCTTTCGCTATGTAGAGGTTTCCGGTTATTTAAAAGCACAACTGACTGACTTTGTTGGTGAAGTGGTAAATGATGAGATGGAAACTCTCGGTTCATTTGAAACGTCCAATTCTATTCTGAATAAAATCTATAAAAATGCTTATTGGGGCATTCGTGGCAATTACAAAGGAATGCCTGTTGACTGTCCTCAACGCAACGAACGTCAACCTTGGTTGGGCGATCGTGCTACTGGTTCATTGGGAGAAAGCTTTGTCTTTGAAAACGGACCTCTCTATGCTAAATGGATGGATGACATTCGTGAGGCGCAACGTGAAGATGGCTGTATCCCTGATGTAGCTCCGACTTACTGGAATTATTATTCAGACAATATGACTTGGCCTTCCGTATTATTACTTTCTTCTGATATGATTTATACTCAGTTTGGCAATATGAAGCCGATTGTGAAGAACTACCCTGCCATGAAGCTTTGGCTGTCTCACATGAAGAAAGAGTATATGACGGAAGATTACATTGTAACAAAAGACAAGTATGGTGACTGGTGTGTTCCTCCTGAATCATTAGAACTGATACATAGCAAAGACCCTAATCGTCAGACGGATGGACAACTGATTGCTACCGCTTATTATTATAAGATGTTGAGCCTGATGACTCGTTTTGCTAATCTTCAGGGGTTTAAAGAAGACGTTGCAGAGTTTGATGCTTTGGCTGCAAAGGTTAAAATAGCCTTTAATAATAAGTTCCTGACTGTAAAGGATGGGACATCACGAGTTCCTGGACATTTGCTTTATCCGGATAGCATCTATTATGGTAACAATACTGTTACGGCAAATATTTTGCCATTGGCATTTGACATGGTTCCTCAGGAATACGTTGAAGAAGTTTCAAAGAATGTAATTACCACTATTATTACGACCAACAACGGACAGATCAGCACAGGAGTAATTGGCGTGCAGTGGTTGATGCGCGAGCTAAGCAAAATGGGGCGTGCAGACATTGCTTATCTACTCGCTTCAAACAAGAAATATCCAAGTTGGGGATACATGGTTGAGCAAGGTGCTACTACTATCTGGGAGTTATGGAATGGAAATACGGCCAATCCGGAAATGAATAGTGGAAATCACGTTATGTTGCTTGGCGATTTGATTCCATGGTGTTATGAAAATCTGGCCGGTATCCGTTCAAGTCGTGAGGAGGTTGGTTTTAAACATATCGTTCTTAGTCCTGACTTTGGAGTACAAGAGTTGAGTAAAGTGGATGCTTCTTATATGACTCCTTATGGTAAAGTGGTTAGTAAGTGGACAAAAACTCCGATGCAATTGGAGTGGGATGTCACTATCCCTGCTAATTCTACGGCGGAAGTTTATTTGCCTGATGGTAAGAAGGAGGAGATCGGTTCAGGAAGCTATCATTATAGTGTTAATATTCCAACTCGTGATAAAGCCATACTTACGGATGAATTTTTATATGAAGAGACTTCTTTCCCGGAATGTCATGCAGCTACTATCGCTGAAATGCCCAATGGTGATTTAGTTGCCTCTTTCTTTGGAGGTACCAAAGAACGTAATCCTGATTGCTGCATTTGGGTATGCCGCAAAGAAAAAGGAAGCGACAAGTGGACAGCTCCGATGCTTGCAGCTGATGGCGTGTTTAGTCCCACGGAGAGGAAAGCTTGTTGGAATCCTGTTTTGTTTCAAATACCCGATGGCGATTTACTCTTATTTTATAAGATAGGTTTGAAAGTTTCCGATTGGAGTGGTTGGTTAGTCCGTTCTAAAGATGGAGGAAAGACATGGAGCAAACGCGAACCCTTGCCCGAAGGCTTCTTGGGCCCGGTAAAGAACAAGCCGGAATTAATTAACGGCAAAATAATCTGCCCTTCCAGTACGGAAGGAAGCGGTGGCTGGCGAGTACATTTTGAAATATCAGATGACATGGGTAAGATCTGGCGCATGGTTGGACCAATAGATGCTTCAGAAGCAGTGCTGACGATTGATGCGAATAAAGCGAATCTGAAAGATGACCCGGAAGCAGGAGAGAATTTTAAGAATACGGGTAAGGTCGTTCAGGCCATTCAACCAAGTATTTTGAAACTAAAAGATGGACGTTTGCAGATACTTTGTCGCACCCGTAATGGTAAGTTGGCAACATCTTGGAGCAATGATGATGGGGAGACGTGGACACCACTGACTTTGTTGGATGTTCCGAATAACAATTCAGGAACAGATGCGGTTACTCTTAAGGATGGTCGTCACATACTGATATATAACAATTTTGGAACTTTGCCGGGTACCCCGAAAGGGGTACGTACTCCATTGAATATCGCTATTTCTAAGGATGGTGTGAAATGGGAACCTAAGTTAATACTCGAAGATAGCCCAATTAGCCAGTACTCTTACCCTGTCATTATACAAGGGAAAGATGGTAAAATTCATGCCATCTATACCTGGCGCCGTCAGCGTATTAAGTATCAGTGTATTGACCCTAAAAGACTTTGA
- a CDS encoding glycoside hydrolase family 127 protein translates to MKRIKLVYLSAIVMVATTVCAQDKGLTDMTHSRFAKMHNTELGAVRWTDGFWGDRFAVCKDTMLLNMWKTWNAPEVSHGFRNFEIAAGTCSGEHWGPPFHDGDFYKWLEAVAAVYAVNKDPKLDALMDKVIKDIVLAQREDGYIHTPVIIEEKNKGVDSHKIEKETVIGTEVGAADEKGAFANRLNFETYNLGHLMMAGITHYRATGKKTLFDVAVKATDFLCHFYETASAELARNAICPSHYMGVVEMYRATGNPRYLELAENLIKIRGMVENGTDDNQDRVPFSQQKTAMGHAVRANYLYAGVADVYAETGDKMLKENLESIWKDIVTRKMYITGACGALYDGTSPDGTCYVPDSIQKVHQSYGRPFQLPNSTAHNETCANIGNMLFNWRMFQTSGEAKYVDIVETCLYNSVLSGVSLDGKRFFYTNPLRISDDLPYTLRWPKERTEYISCFCCPPNTVRTVCEAQNYAYTVSDKGIWCNLYGGSELATTLMSGDKVKITQTSDYPWDGAVQLTVNQAPKKKAFSIFLRIPEWCENATLKVNGEVVSTLLKADTYTEVNRIWKKGDQVEFVMDMPVKLIESNPLVEETRNQTVVKRGPLVYCLEGIDIEGGHKIDNVVIPADIKLTPKKIAIAGSPIIALEGTAQLLPETSWKGTLYREVAQSNKPVRISLIPYYAWGNRGKTEMTVWMPLGR, encoded by the coding sequence ATGAAAAGGATAAAATTAGTATATCTATCGGCAATTGTTATGGTTGCCACTACTGTTTGTGCTCAAGATAAGGGACTTACAGATATGACTCATAGCCGTTTTGCCAAAATGCATAATACGGAGCTTGGTGCTGTTCGCTGGACGGATGGTTTCTGGGGCGATCGCTTTGCTGTTTGCAAGGACACGATGCTTTTAAATATGTGGAAAACATGGAATGCTCCCGAAGTATCTCATGGGTTTCGGAATTTCGAAATAGCAGCAGGAACTTGTTCCGGAGAGCATTGGGGACCTCCTTTTCATGATGGTGATTTCTATAAATGGCTGGAGGCCGTTGCGGCTGTTTATGCGGTAAATAAAGATCCGAAGCTTGATGCGTTGATGGATAAAGTAATTAAAGACATTGTTCTGGCTCAACGTGAAGATGGATATATTCACACTCCCGTAATTATAGAGGAGAAAAATAAAGGTGTGGACTCTCATAAAATAGAGAAAGAAACTGTTATCGGAACAGAAGTAGGAGCGGCAGACGAGAAAGGTGCATTTGCTAATCGTCTGAACTTTGAAACGTATAACCTTGGCCACCTGATGATGGCCGGTATCACTCATTATCGTGCAACCGGTAAGAAAACATTGTTCGATGTAGCTGTAAAAGCAACTGATTTCCTTTGCCACTTTTACGAAACGGCTTCGGCTGAGTTGGCCCGTAATGCTATTTGCCCCTCTCACTACATGGGTGTGGTTGAGATGTATAGGGCAACCGGGAATCCTCGTTATCTGGAATTAGCAGAGAATCTTATTAAGATTCGTGGCATGGTAGAGAATGGAACGGATGATAACCAGGATCGTGTGCCATTCAGTCAGCAGAAGACAGCTATGGGACATGCTGTTCGCGCCAACTACCTTTATGCAGGTGTTGCCGATGTGTATGCTGAAACAGGAGATAAGATGCTGAAAGAAAATCTGGAGAGTATCTGGAAAGATATTGTAACCCGTAAAATGTACATCACAGGAGCTTGTGGAGCTTTGTATGACGGAACTTCACCCGATGGAACCTGCTATGTGCCCGATAGCATACAGAAAGTACACCAAAGTTATGGTCGTCCTTTCCAATTGCCAAACAGCACGGCACACAACGAAACCTGTGCCAATATCGGTAATATGTTGTTCAACTGGCGTATGTTCCAGACTTCAGGAGAAGCTAAATATGTAGACATTGTAGAGACTTGTCTTTATAATAGTGTCTTGAGTGGAGTTAGTTTAGATGGCAAACGCTTCTTCTATACCAACCCTTTGCGCATCAGTGATGATTTGCCCTACACACTTCGCTGGCCGAAGGAAAGAACAGAATACATCAGCTGTTTCTGTTGTCCTCCTAATACCGTGCGCACCGTTTGCGAAGCGCAGAATTATGCTTATACAGTAAGTGACAAAGGAATCTGGTGCAACCTCTATGGAGGTAGCGAATTGGCTACTACTTTAATGAGTGGTGATAAAGTGAAAATCACTCAGACATCTGATTATCCTTGGGATGGAGCCGTTCAACTTACTGTTAATCAGGCACCTAAAAAGAAAGCTTTCTCAATCTTCCTTCGTATTCCGGAATGGTGCGAAAATGCCACGTTAAAGGTCAACGGAGAGGTTGTTAGTACCCTGCTTAAAGCTGATACTTATACTGAAGTAAACCGTATATGGAAGAAAGGTGATCAGGTGGAGTTTGTGATGGATATGCCTGTGAAGCTGATAGAATCCAATCCTTTGGTCGAGGAGACTCGTAACCAAACCGTCGTTAAACGGGGCCCATTGGTTTACTGTCTTGAAGGTATCGATATTGAAGGCGGACATAAAATTGATAACGTGGTAATTCCTGCTGATATCAAGCTCACTCCTAAGAAGATCGCAATTGCAGGAAGCCCCATCATTGCTTTGGAAGGAACAGCTCAGTTGTTGCCTGAAACTTCATGGAAAGGTACTCTTTATCGTGAAGTAGCTCAAAGTAACAAGCCGGTTAGAATTAGTTTGATTCCTTATTACGCATGGGGGAACAGAGGGAAAACAGAAATGACTGTTTGGATGCCGTTGGGTAGATAA
- a CDS encoding right-handed parallel beta-helix repeat-containing protein: protein MNRMNKSIYMLLLLILSARVSAADIWVSPKGSDLAAGTREAPKQTLTAALRQARELRRLQSENLKGGITIYMQGGNYSLYEPVFIRPEDSGTADSPTVIRSVEGQQAVLSGGVHITGWKKSKGNLWVADVPTFNGYPLDFRQFWVNGSKAVRARDVADFEQMARIINNDPVKQILWVPTKAIAKIRKAPFAEMVLHEMWCVANLRIQSIEVHGDSAAVRFHNPESRIQFEHPWPRPMVTTDGHNSAFYLTNAIELLDVPGEWYHDIRANKLYYYPRKGEVMTSAEAVVPAIETLVQVEGTLDRPVQYITFKNVALRHTTWMRPSLKGHVPLQAGMYLTDGYQIDPKIVRNYNNHKLDNQGWLGRPAGAVQISGGNYIDFNGCNFEELASTGLDYVYGAQGGKVEGCLFRDIAGNGLLAGSFSPASLETHLPYDPADHREVCSHQTIANNYFTDVANEDWGCLAICAGYVSDINIEHNEICEVPYTGISLGWGWTQTVNCMRNNRVHANLIYHYAKHMYDVAGIYTLGSQPKSFVTENCVHSIYKPGYVHDPNHWFYLYTDEGSSFIAVKDNWTEGEKFLKNANGPGNEWENNGPMVSDSIKNRAGLQPEFQSLKKK from the coding sequence ATGAACAGAATGAATAAATCAATATATATGTTACTCTTGCTGATTTTATCAGCAAGAGTTTCTGCTGCAGATATATGGGTCTCTCCAAAGGGCAGCGACCTTGCTGCCGGAACCAGAGAGGCACCGAAACAAACACTTACGGCAGCATTGCGTCAGGCACGTGAACTCCGTCGTTTACAGTCAGAAAACCTTAAAGGTGGCATTACCATCTACATGCAGGGTGGCAACTATTCGCTGTACGAACCGGTTTTTATCCGTCCCGAAGATAGCGGGACAGCTGATTCACCTACTGTTATTCGCTCTGTAGAAGGCCAACAGGCTGTGTTGAGTGGCGGAGTGCATATAACCGGTTGGAAGAAGAGCAAAGGCAACTTATGGGTAGCAGATGTTCCTACATTCAATGGCTATCCGCTGGACTTCCGGCAGTTCTGGGTAAACGGCAGTAAAGCTGTTCGTGCTCGTGATGTGGCCGACTTTGAACAAATGGCTCGTATCATCAATAATGATCCTGTGAAGCAAATACTTTGGGTCCCCACCAAAGCAATAGCTAAAATCCGCAAAGCACCATTTGCTGAAATGGTTCTTCATGAAATGTGGTGTGTAGCCAATCTACGCATTCAGTCAATAGAGGTTCATGGCGATTCAGCTGCCGTACGCTTTCATAACCCTGAAAGCCGTATACAATTTGAGCACCCCTGGCCACGTCCAATGGTCACAACTGACGGGCACAATTCAGCTTTCTATCTCACCAATGCGATTGAATTGCTCGATGTGCCCGGAGAATGGTATCATGATATTCGTGCTAATAAACTCTATTATTACCCACGCAAGGGCGAAGTCATGACTTCTGCTGAGGCTGTTGTTCCTGCTATTGAAACGCTGGTTCAAGTAGAAGGTACGCTCGATCGTCCGGTGCAATATATCACTTTCAAGAACGTAGCTTTGCGCCATACTACCTGGATGCGTCCATCCCTCAAAGGACATGTACCTTTACAGGCTGGCATGTATCTTACAGACGGCTATCAGATAGATCCGAAAATCGTTCGTAATTACAATAATCATAAGCTTGATAATCAGGGCTGGCTAGGTCGCCCTGCAGGAGCTGTTCAGATAAGCGGGGGCAATTACATTGACTTTAACGGATGCAACTTTGAAGAACTTGCCTCTACCGGACTCGATTATGTTTACGGTGCACAAGGTGGTAAAGTAGAGGGATGTCTCTTTCGTGATATTGCGGGCAATGGTCTGCTAGCCGGAAGTTTTTCTCCTGCATCTCTGGAAACACACTTGCCTTATGATCCTGCCGACCACAGAGAAGTATGTAGTCATCAAACCATTGCCAATAACTATTTTACTGATGTTGCCAATGAAGACTGGGGATGTCTGGCTATCTGTGCCGGTTATGTAAGTGACATAAACATCGAACATAATGAGATTTGTGAAGTCCCTTATACTGGCATCAGTCTGGGATGGGGGTGGACACAAACTGTAAACTGTATGCGCAACAATCGTGTACATGCTAACCTCATTTACCATTATGCCAAACACATGTACGATGTAGCCGGCATTTATACATTAGGTTCACAACCGAAGTCGTTTGTTACAGAGAACTGTGTGCATAGCATTTATAAACCGGGATATGTGCACGATCCTAACCACTGGTTCTATCTCTATACAGATGAAGGCTCTTCCTTTATTGCAGTGAAAGATAACTGGACAGAAGGGGAGAAGTTCCTCAAAAATGCCAATGGTCCCGGTAATGAGTGGGAGAACAACGGTCCGATGGTGAGCGATTCTATCAAAAATCGTGCGGGACTTCAACCGGAATTTCAATCTTTGAAGAAGAAGTAA
- a CDS encoding amylo-alpha-1,6-glucosidase yields MKKKFVMFLLTLAFAAPLLAQTWIWYPGDYELWLGNKMNNRRTERGAFFPPFWKMDSHYVLVEFSKQIELSQPEEIEISAEGRYNVKLDGKLLFGAPKKLLLLAGKHSLNIKVHNQATPPAIFVKGKTIHTDASWKVTFEDKEWIDESGKASDTSATVYMAAGCWNFNTPQELPSQFRLAVQKQSAVSKKTLVGGELIDFGRETFGYITLKGLTGSGIVNIYYGESPEEAQDIEHCETLDKLQLEGTSVINLATGVSAPLQNGEYTLDNNKAFRYVYVTTENGVQLSDVSMLYEYMPEKYRGSFRCNDEELNKIWDVGAYTMHLTTREFFTDGIKRDRWVWSGDALQSYLMNYYLFFDSESVKRTIWLLRGKDPVTSHTNTIMDYSFYWFLSVFDYYMYTGDKHFVSQLYPRMQTMMDYVLGRTNKNGMVEGLTGDWVFIDWADGYLEKKGELSFEQVLFCKSLETMALCAKLLDDKEGQTKYNGLASALRAKLEPTFWNESKKAMVHGCMNGKQSETVTRYSNMFSVFFNYLKDDQKQEIKHSVLLNDSIMKITTPYMRFYELEALCALGEQKAVMKEMKAYWGGMLREGATSFWEKYNPEDKGTQHLAMYGRPYGKSLCHAWGASPIYLLGKYYLGVTPVKEGYKEFAIKPVLGGLKWMEGDVPTPNSTIHVYMDKRSIKVIAGEGNGYLYFTTTRKPKVSVGKIEEMAKNSYRLWIDTKKEVIVKY; encoded by the coding sequence ATGAAAAAGAAATTTGTAATGTTCCTTTTGACGTTAGCCTTTGCGGCTCCTTTATTGGCGCAAACATGGATTTGGTATCCCGGTGATTACGAGTTATGGTTGGGCAACAAGATGAATAACCGTCGTACAGAACGCGGGGCCTTTTTCCCGCCCTTTTGGAAGATGGATAGCCACTACGTTTTAGTGGAGTTTAGCAAACAGATTGAGTTATCACAGCCTGAAGAAATAGAAATATCTGCCGAAGGTAGATATAATGTGAAGCTAGATGGCAAACTACTGTTTGGTGCTCCTAAGAAACTGCTCTTGTTGGCAGGAAAACATAGCCTCAATATTAAGGTACACAATCAAGCCACCCCTCCGGCTATCTTTGTCAAGGGCAAGACTATCCATACAGACGCTTCATGGAAGGTAACTTTCGAAGATAAAGAGTGGATTGACGAAAGCGGTAAAGCCAGTGATACCTCTGCTACTGTTTACATGGCTGCAGGATGCTGGAATTTCAATACTCCTCAAGAACTTCCTTCACAATTCCGCTTGGCTGTACAGAAACAATCTGCTGTCAGTAAGAAAACCCTTGTAGGTGGAGAACTGATTGATTTCGGAAGAGAAACATTCGGATACATTACCCTTAAAGGTTTGACAGGCAGTGGCATTGTGAATATCTACTATGGAGAAAGCCCGGAAGAGGCACAGGATATCGAGCATTGTGAAACGCTTGATAAATTGCAGTTAGAAGGAACATCTGTCATCAACTTGGCAACCGGTGTTTCTGCTCCTTTGCAAAATGGCGAGTACACACTCGATAATAATAAAGCCTTCCGTTACGTTTATGTCACCACGGAGAATGGCGTTCAGTTGAGTGATGTTAGTATGCTTTATGAATATATGCCCGAAAAGTATCGTGGTAGTTTCCGTTGCAACGATGAAGAGCTCAACAAGATTTGGGATGTTGGTGCTTATACGATGCATCTCACTACCCGTGAATTTTTCACCGATGGAATCAAGCGCGATCGTTGGGTATGGAGTGGAGATGCTCTGCAAAGTTACCTGATGAACTATTACCTGTTCTTCGATAGCGAATCTGTAAAACGCACCATCTGGTTGCTTCGTGGCAAAGACCCCGTAACAAGCCATACCAATACCATCATGGACTATTCGTTCTATTGGTTTCTGAGTGTATTCGACTATTATATGTACACAGGCGATAAACACTTCGTGAGCCAACTCTATCCAAGAATGCAGACGATGATGGATTATGTACTTGGACGTACCAATAAGAACGGGATGGTAGAAGGTCTAACAGGCGATTGGGTGTTTATCGACTGGGCAGATGGTTATCTGGAAAAGAAAGGCGAGCTTTCCTTCGAGCAGGTACTTTTCTGCAAAAGTCTTGAAACAATGGCACTTTGTGCAAAATTGTTGGATGATAAAGAGGGACAAACCAAATACAACGGTTTGGCATCTGCTTTGCGTGCTAAACTTGAACCTACTTTCTGGAATGAATCAAAGAAAGCCATGGTACACGGTTGCATGAATGGTAAACAGAGCGAAACTGTTACCCGTTACTCTAACATGTTTTCTGTTTTCTTCAACTATCTGAAAGACGATCAGAAACAGGAGATTAAACATTCTGTGTTGTTGAACGATAGCATTATGAAGATAACGACTCCCTACATGCGTTTCTATGAGCTCGAAGCCCTTTGTGCACTTGGCGAACAGAAAGCTGTGATGAAAGAGATGAAAGCTTACTGGGGTGGTATGCTTCGAGAAGGAGCAACTTCTTTCTGGGAAAAGTATAATCCCGAAGATAAAGGCACACAGCATCTGGCTATGTACGGTCGTCCTTATGGAAAGAGTCTTTGCCATGCTTGGGGAGCAAGCCCCATCTATCTGTTAGGTAAATACTATCTGGGAGTTACTCCGGTTAAAGAAGGCTATAAAGAGTTTGCTATCAAACCGGTACTTGGTGGATTGAAATGGATGGAAGGCGATGTGCCAACACCTAATAGTACCATTCATGTGTACATGGATAAGCGTTCCATCAAAGTCATTGCAGGCGAAGGCAATGGTTATCTCTACTTCACAACTACCCGCAAACCGAAAGTTTCAGTCGGCAAGATTGAAGAAATGGCTAAAAATTCTTATCGTTTGTGGATTGATACAAAAAAGGAAGTTATTGTAAAGTACTAA